TAAGACTATGGCTTCAGAAATGACCCCCACGAGGCGTGCCCTCGCATCGGTTCTGGGTGGTCGCAGGGACTATGTCCCCCCGGCCAACCCCCTTGCACAGACTACGAAAGACCTTATGGAATGGTGCCACGCCTCATGGCCTAAGGCCCATACCGACTACAAGATGATGGCAGATCTCGCCGCGGCTCCCTGGGAGGTCTGCGGTATCGAGGCCGCCAGACCCCAGTTCGATATATCGCTCGAGGCCGAGGTACTCGGGTGCAAACTCGATTGGAACAAGCCCGACAGGCCTCCTGTGACCGGTCCCGCTTACACTGATCCTAAGGACATAACATGGAAGGACAACTTCTACAAGGAAGGTAGAGCGGCTGTGGTCTGTCAGGCCATCAAGGAGCTGAGGGAAAGGTACTGCGGCGATCTTCCGATTATCCCCGTCATCACCGCCCCCTTCACGGTAGCCGGGCACATCATGGGAGTCGAGAAACTCGTCATGATGACCGTTACCGACCCTGAGAAGGCACACGAGGCTATTTCGGCCGCCACTGATTTCTGTATAGAATATGGAAGACAGCAGGTAGCCGCAGGCGCCCACATGCTCTTCCCCGCCGACCCTTCGGCATCCGGAGACCTGATATCCCCTGAGACTTACAAGGAATTCGTGCTTCCCTACCACAAGAAGTTCGCCACCGGAATCAGCGCACCAAAGATTCTCCACATGTGCGGACACACGGAGAAGCTGCTGCCCCTCATCAGGGAGAGTCACATGGACTGCTTCTCCTTCGATGCACCTCCGGCATGGTACGTCAGGCAGGTGCTCGGCAACAAGATGCGCTGCCTCGGTTCTCTCGATGTCATCGACCTGATGCCTAACGGAACCCCGCAGCAGGTGTACGACCGCACCGTCGAATGCATCAGACAGGGAGTGGATGTGGTCGGAACCGCCTGCGACGTGTCGAACGGTACATCCCTCGACAACCTCAAGGCATACGTGAGGGCCTGTCAGGAGACCCCCATTCCCGACGAGACCGACATCGACGACTGCGTCCGCGCATACGGAAGGGCCAAGGCAAAGTATCTCAAGTCAATGGGAGACGTCAAGATCGAAGGAGGTGCGTTCTGATGCACATGGACATCATGATGCAGAACGTCGAGAAGATGCGCATCGAGGACCCGGTCAGGTTCAACCGCCTGGTCCAGGAAGGCATGGCCATCGAACTCGGCATCATCCAGCCTGCGGGCAGGCTTGAGAAGAGCAAGGAGAAGCTCATCAAGGAGTTCTTCCCCAATGACAAGAAGTATGCTGCGGTTGCACAGAGCGTACTCGACGGCAAGAGGAAGGAGACCGAGAAACTCGTCAAGGAACTGATAGACGCAGGCAAGGACCCCGTGGACCTGGTCACCAACGCACTGATGCCCGGCATCACCGTTCAGTGCGAGATGTATGATGCGGGTCTGTCATTCGTTCCGGAGATCCTCATGTCGAACGACGCCATGCAGGGAGGAATCAAACTCTGTCAGGACAAGATCGGCAATGTCCCCAGCAAGGCGACCGTGGCATCCTTCGTGGCAGAGGGAGATCTGCACGATATCGGAAAGAACATCTGCGCTGCCATCCTCCGTGCCAACGGATTCACCGTCATCGACATCGGAAGGGATGTCCCCAAGGACAAGGTCTTACAGGTTGTCAAGGAGAACGGTGTCAAGATGGTCTGCGGTTCCACTCTGATGAGTACCACCAAGCCCGGACTCGTAGATACGGCACTGCTGCTGGAGCTCGAGAAGACAGGAGTATCCGTAGCCTGCGGAGGCGCGGCCGTCTCCAAGGCCTTCGTCGACACCTTCAGGAACGCCATGTACACCAAGTCACCCCTCGAGACCGTCCACACCGTGGACAAGATCATCGGAGGAGAGACCTGGGAGGACATTAGGAAGAACTGACGGAAGGTAGGGACATGCCGGAACAGGCGTTGGCCATCGACATCGGGACCAGCGGAATCAGGGCCCAGTTACTGGACCTTGATTCGCACAAAGTGCTGCGCACATGCATCACCACGAGGAATCCGATCCCCGGTGCCAACATCATGGACCACATGTCCTTCGCAATCCAGTACGGAGAGGATCTGGCACATTCGCTTATTGCGGATGCCTGCAGACAGCTCATCTCCGCCCTGGAGCCGGAACATCTCGTGCAGATGGCCGTATGCGGGAACCCCATACAGCTATCGCTCTTCGAGGGGATCGGAATCAGCGACCTTGCCTATGCGGGTGAGAACAAGATCCGCAACGAGGGCATCGTCAGACGCGACCGCAGAGGACATGTCGCCGACGGAGGTTTCCTCGGCCTGCCCGGCGTCAAGGTAGCGATACCTCCTGCAGTC
The sequence above is a segment of the methanogenic archaeon ISO4-H5 genome. Coding sequences within it:
- a CDS encoding methyltransferase cognate corrinoid protein, producing MHMDIMMQNVEKMRIEDPVRFNRLVQEGMAIELGIIQPAGRLEKSKEKLIKEFFPNDKKYAAVAQSVLDGKRKETEKLVKELIDAGKDPVDLVTNALMPGITVQCEMYDAGLSFVPEILMSNDAMQGGIKLCQDKIGNVPSKATVASFVAEGDLHDIGKNICAAILRANGFTVIDIGRDVPKDKVLQVVKENGVKMVCGSTLMSTTKPGLVDTALLLELEKTGVSVACGGAAVSKAFVDTFRNAMYTKSPLETVHTVDKIIGGETWEDIRKN
- a CDS encoding methylthiol:coenzyme M methyltransferase MtsA, producing the protein MASEMTPTRRALASVLGGRRDYVPPANPLAQTTKDLMEWCHASWPKAHTDYKMMADLAAAPWEVCGIEAARPQFDISLEAEVLGCKLDWNKPDRPPVTGPAYTDPKDITWKDNFYKEGRAAVVCQAIKELRERYCGDLPIIPVITAPFTVAGHIMGVEKLVMMTVTDPEKAHEAISAATDFCIEYGRQQVAAGAHMLFPADPSASGDLISPETYKEFVLPYHKKFATGISAPKILHMCGHTEKLLPLIRESHMDCFSFDAPPAWYVRQVLGNKMRCLGSLDVIDLMPNGTPQQVYDRTVECIRQGVDVVGTACDVSNGTSLDNLKAYVRACQETPIPDETDIDDCVRAYGRAKAKYLKSMGDVKIEGGAF